The Leptodactylus fuscus isolate aLepFus1 chromosome 3, aLepFus1.hap2, whole genome shotgun sequence genome has a segment encoding these proteins:
- the LOC142196873 gene encoding low density lipoprotein receptor adapter protein 1-like isoform X2 has translation MDALKSAGRAIMRSPSLARHPRQPRHQKLPDTWADSRDALLEGVTFHLKYLGMTLVETPKGEDMAAAAIRRIISMARASPKQLQKVILVVTAQGLTLQDAATTQQIEYVSIYRISYCTTDKVQNKVFAYVAQNQNGALECHAFLSPKKKLAQAVTLTVAQAFTVALDLWQTKEGKPDSSPRLDEAAIAPGGGVTEPRPDHDLGVSDGPERSAPHRDDEDEEDDDDFDEDFTRLAEVSPWWLGSPEAVT, from the exons ATGGACGCCCTGAAATCTGCCGGGAGGGCGATAATGAGGAGCCCGAGCCTCGCCCGACACCCCCGACAACCGCGGCACCAga AGCTGCCTGACACGTGGGCGGACTCGCGGGATGCGCTCCTGGAGGGCGTGACCTTCCATCTCAAGTACCTTGGTATGACGCTGGTGGAGACGCCCAAAGGAGAGGACATGGCAGCCGCAGCTATCCGCCGCATCATCAGCATG GCTCGGGCAAGTCCAAAGCAGCTCCAGAAAGTCATCCTGGTGGTCACAGCGCAGGGTCTGACCCTACAAGATGCCGCCACCACCCAGCAGATCGAGTATGTGTCCATATACAG AATTTCTTATTGTACGACGGATAAAGTTCAGAATAAAGTTTTTGCTTATGTGGCCCAAAACCAGAACGGGGCGCTGGAGTGTCACGCCTTCCTGTCCCCCAAGAAGAAGCTG GCCCAGGCAGTGACTCTCACCGTGGCTCAGGCCTTCACCGTAGCGCTCGACCTGTGGCAGACCAAGGAGG GTAAGCCGGACTCCTCCCCCAGATTGGACGAGGCGGCCATTGCACCCGGCGGAGGTGTCACAGAGCCCCGGCCAG ACCATGACTTGGGAGTGTCGGATGGGCCAGAGAGGAGCGCCCCACACAGG GATGATGAAGACGAGGAAGATGATGATGACTTTGATGAAGATTTCACAAG ATTGGCAGAGGTCAGCCCATGGTGGCTGGGATCTCCAGAGGCAGTGACCTGA
- the LOC142196873 gene encoding low density lipoprotein receptor adapter protein 1-like isoform X1, with protein sequence MDALKSAGRAIMRSPSLARHPRQPRHQKLPDTWADSRDALLEGVTFHLKYLGMTLVETPKGEDMAAAAIRRIISMARASPKQLQKVILVVTAQGLTLQDAATTQQIEYVSIYRISYCTTDKVQNKVFAYVAQNQNGALECHAFLSPKKKLAQAVTLTVAQAFTVALDLWQTKEGKPDSSPRLDEAAIAPGGGVTEPRPDHDLGVSDGPERSAPHRDDEDEEDDDDFDEDFTSCLMEDTTDMMDWQRSAHGGWDLQRQ encoded by the exons ATGGACGCCCTGAAATCTGCCGGGAGGGCGATAATGAGGAGCCCGAGCCTCGCCCGACACCCCCGACAACCGCGGCACCAga AGCTGCCTGACACGTGGGCGGACTCGCGGGATGCGCTCCTGGAGGGCGTGACCTTCCATCTCAAGTACCTTGGTATGACGCTGGTGGAGACGCCCAAAGGAGAGGACATGGCAGCCGCAGCTATCCGCCGCATCATCAGCATG GCTCGGGCAAGTCCAAAGCAGCTCCAGAAAGTCATCCTGGTGGTCACAGCGCAGGGTCTGACCCTACAAGATGCCGCCACCACCCAGCAGATCGAGTATGTGTCCATATACAG AATTTCTTATTGTACGACGGATAAAGTTCAGAATAAAGTTTTTGCTTATGTGGCCCAAAACCAGAACGGGGCGCTGGAGTGTCACGCCTTCCTGTCCCCCAAGAAGAAGCTG GCCCAGGCAGTGACTCTCACCGTGGCTCAGGCCTTCACCGTAGCGCTCGACCTGTGGCAGACCAAGGAGG GTAAGCCGGACTCCTCCCCCAGATTGGACGAGGCGGCCATTGCACCCGGCGGAGGTGTCACAGAGCCCCGGCCAG ACCATGACTTGGGAGTGTCGGATGGGCCAGAGAGGAGCGCCCCACACAGG GATGATGAAGACGAGGAAGATGATGATGACTTTGATGAAGATTTCACAAG CTGCTTAATGGAGGACACCACGGACATGATGG ATTGGCAGAGGTCAGCCCATGGTGGCTGGGATCTCCAGAGGCAGTGA